GGGCGCAGACGGTCGCGAGTGCGCGTGCTCCGGCCGAAACGGACGCAGGTGCTGGCGGCGCGGACCTACGAGCAGTTGGTTGACCCAGGTCATCCGGTGCGCGCCGTCTGGGCGACTGTCGAAGCGCTGGACATGTCGGACTTCGAGCGCGCCATCCGTTCGCGTCCACATCACGCGGGTCGTTCGGCGGTGGACCCTCGGCTGTTGCTGGCGCTGTGGGTGTATGGGCAGATGGAGGGCCTCTCCAGTGCTCACGCCATTGCGGCCAGGCTGCGTACGGACGTTGCGTATTGGTGGTTGTGCGGCGGCGTCAGCGTGTCGGCGCATACGCTGTCTTCCTTCATGACGCATTCAGGCCCTGCCTTCCGGGCGTTGCTGGGCAAGCTGCTGGATGACCTGTGCAGCCGCGGCGCCGTACACCGGCCACGGCGACTTGCGCAGGACGGCACGCGTGTGCGTGCCTCCGCAGGGGCTGCCTCTTTCCACCGCAAGGCCACCCTGCGGAAGCGGGCAGCGGAGGCGGCTGCCGCCGGCCCGTGCCGGCAGGGCGCGAGCACCAAGGCACGTGCAGCACGGGAACGCGCTCGGGCCGATTTACAGGCCCGGGCGGCACTCGCGCTCGCTGCATTGCCGGCAGCAGCACGGCGTAAGAAACGTGCGAAGGGGGTCGCTCATGGCGAACCCCGAGCCTCTCTCACCGACCCACAGGCCCAGGTGATGCGCATGCCAGACGGCGGCTTCCGTCCCGCCTACAACGCGCAGGCGGTCTCGGACGTCGAGAGCAGGTTGGCATTGGCCGGTCGTGTCACCGATGAAGGGGCGGACTCAGCACAGCTGCTCCCGATGGTGCACTGGGTCGCCCGCGTCCTGGGACTCAAGCCCGAAGCCTGATTGGTGGACGGGGCCTATCGGAATCTCAAGGTCTTCTCCGCGCTCGAGTCACAGGGCATTCGTGTCTTTTCTCCCTTACCGGCGCGCAAGAACCTGCTTCCACAGGAGGAGCGGAGCAGGGGCCGACGAGGCGACCCTATCAATGCGTGGCGTGCGCGGATGCAGGCACCCGCAGGCAAGCGCACCTACGCCCAGCGCGCACCGACGGCGGAGTTGCGCAACGCGCAGGTCAAGGAGCGACAAGGACTGCGCAGGCTTCACGTACGAGGTCGCAAGCGAGCCGAAGCTGCGTGGTTGCTCTCACTCGTCGCCCACAACCTCCTGCTCGCCATCGCGCAAGGCTGGCTCGACGAGTCTGAAGGTCCATTTTTTCTCACGCCCTGAGCCCTCCACGCGCCTCCTCGCTCAGGCGTAGATGCCCCCGGGCGCCATCGCGGAGCCGGACCCCAGGACCTCCTCCACCTCGCGGACCTCCTCGGACGTCAGCCGGAAGTCCCCCGCCTGGATGAAGCCATCCACCTGCTTCGCGCTGCGCGCTCCCACGATGGCGGCGGTGACGGCCGGCCCCCGCAGCGTCCAGGCAAGGGCCACCTCCGCCGGAGAACGCCCATGCCGCGCACCCACCTCACGCATGCGCTCCACCAGCGACAGGTGATGCGACAGCTTCGGCTCCTGGAAGTCCGCGCTGCCGCGGCGCCAGTCGTCGTCCGGCATCGCCTGGATGCGCTCGCGCGTCATCGCTCCCGTCAGCAGGCCTGACGCCATGGGCGAATACACAATCACCCCAATGCCCTGCGTCTGGCAGTAGGGCAGCAGGTCGTCCTCGATGTCCCGGTGGATGAGCGAGTACGGCGGCTGCAACGACGTCACCGGCGCAATGCGCCGCACCTGCTCCAACTGCGAGACATTGAAGTTGGACACGCCCAACCAGCGCACCTTGCCCTGCCGTTGCAGCTCCGCCAGCGCCGTCCACCCCTCCTCAAGCTCCGCCCCGTCCTCCACCGGCCAGTGCACCTGATACAAATCAATGGCATCCACCTTCAGCCGGCGCAGGGACGACTCACACTCCCTGCGCACCGAGTCCGCTTTCAACCTGCGGCGGACCTTGCCCTGGTCATCCCAGACCATCCCGCACTTGGTGAAGACATACGGCCGCTTGTCCCGGCCCTTCAGCGCCCGGGCCACCACGTCCTCGGAGTGCCCCAGCCCATACACCGCCGCCGTGTCGACCCAGTTGATGCCCGAATCCAATGCGCGCTGGATGGCTTCAATGGACTGCGCGTCATCCTGCGCGCCCCAGGCGAACGCCCAGCCGCCCCCTCCAATGGCCCACGCGCCAAACCCCAGCGCGGTGAGCTCCATGTCGGAATTGCCCAACCGTCGCTTCTGCATCCCATGCCTCCCGAGGCCGGAGGCCCCTGGTTCCCCTGGCTCCAAGCAGGACGGTGTGCACCGCGGCGGCGCTCGCCCGGGGCTGGATGCTGGCCCGCCCCCGGGCCACCAGGACGGGCGGGCCCTGGCTCCCCGTCCGCCGTCCATCAATGCAGCGCACGCAAGCGTCGTCGGACGCGCGCGTTGATGGTAGGCCGCCTGAAGATGGGGGAACGCCCCTCGGGTACTTGGGCACCAGGAGTCCTTCCGGATGAAACGCTTCTTCATTGGCGCGCTGGCCTTCATTGGGGCGCTGTCCATCCTCTTCGTGGTGGGTGTGGTGGGGCTGTTGATGCTCGCGGCATCGAGCAAGCCAGGGGTGCCGTCCAACCTGGTGCTGGAGCTGGACCTGCAGCAGCCGCTGCCGGAGTACACGCTGGACACGTCCCTGGCGGGCGCCTTTGGCGAGGAGCCCACGTCGCTGAGGGACGTGGTGGAGGGCCTGGAGAAGGCCGCCACGGACCCCCGGGTGAAGTCGCTGGTGGTGCGAATCGGGCAGCCGGGCAGCGCGGCGCAGGTGCAGGAGCTGCGGGACGCGGTGAAAGCCTTCCGCGCGTCGGGCAAGCGGGCGGTGGCCTACGCGGACGGCTTCGGTGAGGCGGGCAACGGCACCGGCGCCTACTACCTCGCGAGCGCCTTCGACGCCGTCTACATCCAGCCCTCCGGCGACGTGGGGCTCACCGGCCTGGTGATGGAGACGCCCTTCGCGCGCGACGCCTTCGCGAAGTTCGGCGTGAAGCCGGAGTTCGGCAAGCGCGCCGAGTTCAAGAACGCCGTCAACAGCTTCACCGACGAGTCCTACGGCCCCCACCAGCGCGAGGCCACGGAGGCCTACGGCGGCAGCCTCTTCCAGCAGGTGGTGAAGGGCGTGGCGGAAGGCCGCAAGCTGTCCGAGGACGAGGTGCGCGCGCTCATCGACCGCGCGCCCTTCATGGGCCAGGCGGCCGTGGACGCGAAGCTGGTGGACGGGCTGCGCTACCGCGACGAAATCCACGACGAGCTCAAGAAGCAGGCCGGAGAGGGCGCGGAGTTCCTCTACGTGGAGAAGTACCTGGAGCGCGCGGGCCGGCCGCACCAGACGGGCACCAGCATCGCGCTCATCTACGGCGTGGGTGAGGTGCTGCGCGGCAAGAGCCAGTCCAACCCGCTCTCCGGCGGACAGGTGATGGGCGGCGACACGGTGGCGGCGGCCTTCCGCAAGGCGGTGGAGGACCCGTCCGTGAAGGCCATCATCTTCCGCGTGGACAGCCCGGGCGGCAGCTACTCCGCCAGCGACACCATCCGCCGGGAGGTGCAGCGCGCGCGTGAGGCGGGCAAGCCCGTCATCGTCACCATGGGGACGTACGCGGCCAGCGGCGGCTACTTCGTGGCCATGGCCGGGGACAAGATCGTCGCCCAGCCGGGCACGCTGACGGGGAGCATCGGCGTGTACAACGGCAAGTTCGTCACGTCCGAGCTGTGGGCGAAGCTGGGCGTGAACTTCGACACCATCGCCTTCGGCAAGAACGCCACCTTCGCCAGCTCCGACCAGGAGTTCACCCCCGAGCAGCGCGCGCAGCTGGAGTCCGAGCTGGACACCATCTACCTGGACTTCACCAGCCGCGCCGCCCAGGCGCGGAACATGCCGCTGGAGAAGCTCCAGGCGGTCGCGAAGGGGCGCGTGTGGACGGGCGAGGACGCGCTGGAGCGCGGGCTGGTGGACGCGCTCGGCGGCTACCCGAAGGCGCTGGAGCTGGCCCGCGAGGCCGCGAAGCTGGAGAAGGACGCCCCGGTCCGCATCGTCGTCTTCCCGCGCCCCCGGCCCACGGGCCAGGTGCTGTCGGAGCTGCTGGGCAACCACGAGGCGGACAACAGCGATGACGAGGCCACCGGAAGCCACGCCGCCGTGTCGTCCCAGGTGCTGGAGCAGGTGCGGGCCGTGTACCGCGTGGGCGCGAAGCTGGGCCTCACCGGGCAGGGCGTGGAGGGGCGCATGCTGTACGCGCCGCTTCCGGAGGTGCGCTGGTAAGCGCTAGACGTGCAGCGGGACCGGGACGCGGCCCTCGGAGGGCCGCACCGGTCGCCCGAAGATGCTGTGGTAGCGGAGGGTGTGCGACGCGCAGCGGTGACGGCGCGGGTCGAACACGAGACAGCTGGCCACCGGGCCGGCGTAGACGTGCAGCGTGATGCCCGGGGCGTTGCCGGCGATGCTCACGCGGTGGATGGAGGCGCCCGGGTCGCGGAAGTCCACGTGCCCGGCGCCCACCGGCCCCACGCGCACCGGCTGCCCCAGCCGCGCCAGGCCGGGCTGCGTCCCGCCCTCCAGCAGCGGGTAGTTCTCCAGGAGGAACTCGCCGCGCTGGATGCTGAACCAGCACTCCTGACCGTCATGGTCATGGATGGGCGAGGCCACGCCCGGGGACCAGCAGTTGATGATGATTTCCATTCCCTCGTCGCGGTGGACGAGGTTGCGCGTGTAGCGCCCGGGCAGGAAGTGCAGGTACGGCTTGAGGCTGGCGGGCTCCAGCTGCAGCCCTGCCATCCGCGCGTCCACCCCCGCGAGTCCCCCGGGAGCGGCACGGCGCGCGCGGAGCATCCGCACGAATTCTCTCAGGCACGCGTCAGCCATGCGTACAGGCTAGGAACGTCTGCGACATCTGGCCACCCTCGGGTCTGCCAATGAACGTCCGCTTTGTCGTCCCCCCCTCAAGGATCGGAGCGGGGTTCGTTGAAGGACGTGAAACCGCCGGGACCAAGGGAAAAGGCATACTGATTTCCCAGCCAATCTGGGAATCCAGGGCCCACCTGCACCGCTTTTCCTCCGGCTGCATTGTAATTTTACAACCTCCTGACATAGAGGGGAGGGCATGGTGGGCAGGTCGTCCCGGCCGGAGCACGGAGGGGGGCCGGAGGAGAACGAGCGATGAAGAAGCGTCTGGGGGACATCCTGCTCGCGCGGGGTGTGGTGGATGCATTGCAGTTGCAGTCGGCGCTGGCGTACCAGCGCAAGTGGGGCGTGGCGTTGGGCCAGGTGGTGGTGGACCAGCGATTCTGCACGGCGGAGGCGGTGCTGTCCGCGCTGGCGGCCCAGTCCGGCGTGGAGGCGGTGGACCTGGACACCTGTCCGCTGGATGCGTCGCTCTCCAGGCTGATTCCGTGCAAGGTGGCGGAAGCCCACCGCGTGGTGCCGCTGCGGCTGGAAGGGCAGGGGGCGCGGGAGGTGCTGGTGGTGGCCCTGGCCGCGCCGGCGAGCCTGGCGACGCTGGACGTGGTGAAGAGCGTGTCCGGCAAGGCGCGGGTGGTGCCCCGGCTGGCCACGGACGCGGCGCTGGGACGGGCCATCGGGCGGCTGTACCGGGGTGAGCCGGCGACGCCGCAGCGCCGTCCCGGGATGGAGAGCTTCTCCCTGCCGGAGTGGGACGAGTCGATGCCGCTGGTGGTGGGCTCGTCCCTGGCGGACCTGACGGACATGCCGGCGCCGGAGCCCGTCCGCCAACCCGTGCGGCAGACGGACAGCGCGGACCTTCCCATGCTGGCGCCCCTGGAGCCCGTCCAGACACCGGCGCCGAAGCCGCGCGTGACGGTGCGCGAGCAGGTGCTCGTGTACGGCTGGGGCGCGGACGCGGCGGCGGGACTGGTGCAGGTGCTGGGCGGGGCGGGCTTCACGGTGAAGGTGGCGAGCACGGGGGACGTGTGCGCCGCGACCGAGGCGCAGGTGGTGGTGGCACCGCTGCCCGCGATGGAGGTGCTGGCGCAGCGGCTGCGCGCGCAGGTGCTGGTGGCGGGCAAGGCGCCGGAGCGGGACCTGCCCCGAGCGCAGGCCGTGCATGCGCGGGGCTTCGTGGCGGCGCCGGTGGATCCAGACCTGCTGCTGCGCTCCGTGCGGCGGCTGTCGCGCGCCTCCGAGGAAGCGCGCCTCAAGCACGCGAGCTGAAGCGGCTTCAGGGCACCGCGACGAGCCGGGGCATCTCCTCCGGCGCGTCGGGGAGCCACAGCGAGCCCAGCTCCAGGGAGACGGACGTGAAGGGCTCGGCGCGCACCAGGGCATCATCCTCGTGGCTCGCGGTGAGGAGCCAGCCGCGCTTGAGGCGCTGATAGACCTCCAGCGTGCGCGCGACAGGGTCCACCAGCCAGACGTAGGACACGCCGGCCCGCGAATACAGGGGCAGCTTGCGGGCGCGGTCCAGCGCGGTGGTGGCGGGGGTCAGCACTTCGCAGACCCAATCCGGCACCAGGGTGAAGAAGGCGGCGCCGGGCTCCGGCGGGGCAGCCACGCGCTCACGGCGCCAGCCGGCCAGGTCGGGCACGAGGATGTCCTCGCCCAGGTGCAGCTCCGGCGCGCGCAGGAAGCACCAGCGGCCGTTGCCGCCACGGCGCGGATCCAGCCGCTCTCCCAGCTCCACGCCCATCATGAAGGCCGCGCGAGCGGGCGCCACGGAGAGGCGCGGCGAGGCCACCAGCTCGCCATCGAGGATTTCCCCGACCCAGCCCGACGGCAGCGCCGAGAGCAGGGAGTGGGAGGTGGGTTGAAGCTGCTGGAGTGCCGTCATGAATCCTCGGGGAGCGCCGGTGAACGCGAGGCATTCTAGGGAGGGGTCTGACATGCGGACCGTCACCCGCCGGGCACTACTTCCCGATGCAGAAACGCTGGAAAAGGGTGTCCAGAAGCGCTTCGGAAACGCTCGTTCCGGACACTTCGCCCAGGGCTTCCAGCGCGAGCCCCACCTCGCCGGAGAGGACCTCCAGGGTGGACACGCGTGACGCTGCCTCGGCGCGGCCCAGCGCCTCGGCGGTGCGACGCAGGGCATCCGCGTGACGCTCGGAAACGAGCGCTACCGCGGAGGGCGTGCCACCGCCCCAAAGTCGCGTGAGCACGGCGGTCCGGAGCGCCTCCACGCCTTCGCCCGTGAGGCCGCTGACGCGCGGCGGGGCAGGGGAGGGGAGGACAGCGGACACAGTGTCTCGAGTGCCAGGGATGACGTCGCACTTGCCGGTGACGACGAGCACGGGCGTGGCGCCGGACTCGCGCGTCCACGACGCGGCCTCTTCGCGCGACGTCTCCGGAGGCAGCACCAGCACGGCCAGGTCCACGGCCGCGAGCAGCTCCCGCGTGCGCGCGATGCCCAGCGCCTCCACGCGTCCGGGAGCCTCGCGCAGGCCGGCGGTGTCGTAGAGGGTGACGCCCAGGCCGTCCCATTCGACGCGGGCCTCCAGCGCGTCGCGGGTGGTGCCGGGCTCGTCATCCACCAGCGCGCGGGCCTCGCCCACCAGCCGGTTGAACAGCGTGGACTTGCCCGCGTTCACCGGGCCGTACAGCGCCACGCGCGCGCCCTGGCGCACCAGCCGTCCACGGCCGACCTCCGCGCGCAGCGCCTCCGCGACGGAGCGCAGCGCGGTGACGCGAGGACCGGCTTCCGCGTCCGCGCCCTCCGCCTCGTCGGGGAAGTTGAGGACGCCTTCCAGATCCGCGTGCAGCTCGCGCAGCGGCGTCTCCAGCGCGCGGATCCGCTCGGCCAACGCACCGGAAAGTCCGGCCGCGGCGGCGCGCACGGCCGCCTCCGAATCCGCGGCCACCAGGTCCGCGACCGCCTCCGCGCGGGTCAGGTCGATGCGGCCATTCAGGAACGCGCGCCGGGTGAACTCACCGGGAAGCGCCGGACGCACCCGCTCATCCTCCAGCGCCCGCGCGAGCAACAGCCGCAAGAGGCGCGGACTGCCATGCGCGTGGAGCTCCACCACGTCCTCGCCGGTGAAGGACCGGGGCGCCTGGAAGTAGAGGAACAGACCCTCATCCAGCACCGCGCCCGTCGCATCCACGAACGACGCCAGGTACGCATGGCGCGGCGTCGGGGACGCGGGGACACCAGGCGCGAGCCTCCGGCCCACCTCCAGCGCGGCCGGACCAGAGACCCGAAGGATGCCCACCGCCCCCGCGGCGGGCGCGGTGGCGAGGGCGACGATGGTGGCGGAGTCAGACGTCATGACAGGGCAGGGGAGGGGCCCCGAACGGCGACCCCTCCACCCGATGAAAGCTCAGGAGCAGTCGCTGTTCAGCATCTCCGTGTCGTTCGTCGACATGACACAGGACGCAAACGCCGCGGACTCCGCGGTGAGACCCTCGGAGAGCGTCGACTGGACCATCCGCACCCGGGTGTTGCCCGTCACGTAGACGTTCTTCTCGAAGAGCGAGTGATGGATCCGCACGGGGGACTCCGGCTGGGTGGAGGGCGCATCCACGACCATGGCGCGCGCGGACCCCTTCGCCTGGACGTACCGGAGCTTCGCGCCCGGGCTGAGCACCGTCACCCCCACGCCATTCGCCGTTCCCTCGCCGGAGACATCCGACTGCTCGAGGAGCATGGGGCCCGCGGCATACACGCCATGGCCGCGCGGGCCACCGCTCGCGGTCGCCGTGACACGGCGTGCTTCGACGACTCCGCGTTCGACCAGCAGCCCGAACACGTCTCCGCCCCCCGCCCCACCCCGGCCATCGACGTGGAGGTCCGTCACCTTCAGGGTGCACCCGCTCAGGAACATCCCGCTGACCTGCCCCGTCCCGGAGCTCCCCAGCGCCCGCACCCGGACGAGCCCGTCCGAGGGCAGGTCGGTCACGTTCTCGTACAGCACGGCATGGGTAATGTACTGGCCATTGCGCGCCTCGGCCGCGACGTCGCTCACCATGAACCCGTTGCTCCCATTCAAGACCGCGATGGATTGAGCGCCCCCGCCGGTGTTGCCGACAAAGAGGTCTCGCAGGCCCGCGCCGGTCGCGCCCATCACAGTGCCCCCAGCGGCGGTGGAGGAGACGACGCGGGACACCTGGGTCCCGCTGCCCAGCAGGAACACGCCCCGCTTCAACGGCAGCCCCGAAGCGCCCAGGTCATACGTCCCCGCCCCGAGCTTCAACACCCACGTCTCCGAACCATCCGAGGGCACGGCGCTCACCGCTGCCCGCAGCGCGGCACCGGACTCCAGCGCGGTGGCGCCCAGCGGAACCAGCCGGATCCGCGCGGTCGCGAGCACGTCCGCGGCGGAGGGGCCCGTGGCACCCGTCGCCCCCGTGTCGCCCTTCTCGCCCGGTTCACCCTTCGGGCCGGTGTCGCCCTTCGCGCCCGGCTCACCCTTCGGACCGGTGTCGCCCTTCAGGCCGGTGTCGCCCTTCGCGCCAGCGGCCCCCGTCAGGCCCTGGGGACCGGTCTCACCCGTCAGGCCCTGGGGACCTTGAGGCCCGGTCTCACCCACGGGCCCCTGGATCCCCTGCGCACCTTGAGGCCCGGTCTCACCCACGGGCCCCTGGATTCCTTGTGGCCCTTGAGGCCCCTGCTCACCCGAGGGCCCGGAGGCCCCCATTTCGCCCGCCTTGCAGGCGGACACGAACAGCATCAACGGCAACAGCGCACGACGCACGGACGGAATACCCAAGGATGCAGCCCCCTCTTGATTGAGGCGCGCATTCTCACCTGGGCCGCGTTCGCATCGAAACCTCGCGGCGTCCCATACCGCCTCACCGCTAGCGAACCCCTTGCGGCGGGGTGGAGCCGCGAGCGGCGCGCTCCACGTCGTCGCGGTGCTCCTCGATGTACTTCTCCACCTCGGCGTCGTCGACCTCCAGGTCGCGCAGCACGCCCGGGTAGACGAAGCGGAACGCCGGGGACTCCTCGTCCCCTCGCAGGCGGAAGCTCATCTTCAGCACCGCCGCGCCGTACAGCTTGTCCTTCAAACCCTTCGCCTTACCCATTCGTTCCTCTCGTGCCCGCCGGTGGCCCCGAAGCGGGCACACCTGCTCAGGCGTCGACGTCGTCTTCGTCGTCGTCCGGCAGCAGGCTCCGCTTGGGCATCGGGGCGGGCTTCGCCGGGGTGAACACCATGCGTCGGTTGCGGCCTTCGCCTTCCGCCGCCACCTTCACTCCACCCACTCCTTCTACTGCCTTCAGGACGCGCGCGCGGTCCTCAGTCTTCATCGCGGCGAACGCATAGAAGCGCCCCAGGCTGGCGGACTTCTCCGCGAGCTTGCGGACGGCCTCCCGGAACACCGGATCCTCTTCGACCTGCAGCGTGCGCTCATCCGCCTCCACGCTCTTCGCGGGGGCCTGCGCCTGCGCGGGCTTCGCGGCCTGCTGCGCCGGCTGCCCACCCCGGGCGT
This DNA window, taken from Corallococcus coralloides DSM 2259, encodes the following:
- a CDS encoding aldo/keto reductase, which translates into the protein MQKRRLGNSDMELTALGFGAWAIGGGGWAFAWGAQDDAQSIEAIQRALDSGINWVDTAAVYGLGHSEDVVARALKGRDKRPYVFTKCGMVWDDQGKVRRRLKADSVRRECESSLRRLKVDAIDLYQVHWPVEDGAELEEGWTALAELQRQGKVRWLGVSNFNVSQLEQVRRIAPVTSLQPPYSLIHRDIEDDLLPYCQTQGIGVIVYSPMASGLLTGAMTRERIQAMPDDDWRRGSADFQEPKLSHHLSLVERMREVGARHGRSPAEVALAWTLRGPAVTAAIVGARSAKQVDGFIQAGDFRLTSEEVREVEEVLGSGSAMAPGGIYA
- the sppA gene encoding signal peptide peptidase SppA, with translation MKRFFIGALAFIGALSILFVVGVVGLLMLAASSKPGVPSNLVLELDLQQPLPEYTLDTSLAGAFGEEPTSLRDVVEGLEKAATDPRVKSLVVRIGQPGSAAQVQELRDAVKAFRASGKRAVAYADGFGEAGNGTGAYYLASAFDAVYIQPSGDVGLTGLVMETPFARDAFAKFGVKPEFGKRAEFKNAVNSFTDESYGPHQREATEAYGGSLFQQVVKGVAEGRKLSEDEVRALIDRAPFMGQAAVDAKLVDGLRYRDEIHDELKKQAGEGAEFLYVEKYLERAGRPHQTGTSIALIYGVGEVLRGKSQSNPLSGGQVMGGDTVAAAFRKAVEDPSVKAIIFRVDSPGGSYSASDTIRREVQRAREAGKPVIVTMGTYAASGGYFVAMAGDKIVAQPGTLTGSIGVYNGKFVTSELWAKLGVNFDTIAFGKNATFASSDQEFTPEQRAQLESELDTIYLDFTSRAAQARNMPLEKLQAVAKGRVWTGEDALERGLVDALGGYPKALELAREAAKLEKDAPVRIVVFPRPRPTGQVLSELLGNHEADNSDDEATGSHAAVSSQVLEQVRAVYRVGAKLGLTGQGVEGRMLYAPLPEVRW
- a CDS encoding cysteine dioxygenase codes for the protein MLRARRAAPGGLAGVDARMAGLQLEPASLKPYLHFLPGRYTRNLVHRDEGMEIIINCWSPGVASPIHDHDGQECWFSIQRGEFLLENYPLLEGGTQPGLARLGQPVRVGPVGAGHVDFRDPGASIHRVSIAGNAPGITLHVYAGPVASCLVFDPRRHRCASHTLRYHSIFGRPVRPSEGRVPVPLHV
- a CDS encoding Uma2 family endonuclease; amino-acid sequence: MTALQQLQPTSHSLLSALPSGWVGEILDGELVASPRLSVAPARAAFMMGVELGERLDPRRGGNGRWCFLRAPELHLGEDILVPDLAGWRRERVAAPPEPGAAFFTLVPDWVCEVLTPATTALDRARKLPLYSRAGVSYVWLVDPVARTLEVYQRLKRGWLLTASHEDDALVRAEPFTSVSLELGSLWLPDAPEEMPRLVAVP
- the mnmE gene encoding tRNA uridine-5-carboxymethylaminomethyl(34) synthesis GTPase MnmE, translated to MTSDSATIVALATAPAAGAVGILRVSGPAALEVGRRLAPGVPASPTPRHAYLASFVDATGAVLDEGLFLYFQAPRSFTGEDVVELHAHGSPRLLRLLLARALEDERVRPALPGEFTRRAFLNGRIDLTRAEAVADLVAADSEAAVRAAAAGLSGALAERIRALETPLRELHADLEGVLNFPDEAEGADAEAGPRVTALRSVAEALRAEVGRGRLVRQGARVALYGPVNAGKSTLFNRLVGEARALVDDEPGTTRDALEARVEWDGLGVTLYDTAGLREAPGRVEALGIARTRELLAAVDLAVLVLPPETSREEAASWTRESGATPVLVVTGKCDVIPGTRDTVSAVLPSPAPPRVSGLTGEGVEALRTAVLTRLWGGGTPSAVALVSERHADALRRTAEALGRAEAASRVSTLEVLSGEVGLALEALGEVSGTSVSEALLDTLFQRFCIGK
- a CDS encoding collagen-like protein, encoding MGETGPQGPQGLTGETGPQGLTGAAGAKGDTGLKGDTGPKGEPGAKGDTGPKGEPGEKGDTGATGATGPSAADVLATARIRLVPLGATALESGAALRAAVSAVPSDGSETWVLKLGAGTYDLGASGLPLKRGVFLLGSGTQVSRVVSSTAAGGTVMGATGAGLRDLFVGNTGGGAQSIAVLNGSNGFMVSDVAAEARNGQYITHAVLYENVTDLPSDGLVRVRALGSSGTGQVSGMFLSGCTLKVTDLHVDGRGGAGGGDVFGLLVERGVVEARRVTATASGGPRGHGVYAAGPMLLEQSDVSGEGTANGVGVTVLSPGAKLRYVQAKGSARAMVVDAPSTQPESPVRIHHSLFEKNVYVTGNTRVRMVQSTLSEGLTAESAAFASCVMSTNDTEMLNSDCS